Within the Erigeron canadensis isolate Cc75 chromosome 6, C_canadensis_v1, whole genome shotgun sequence genome, the region ttaatttagacttgtattttttgtatttttcgaGTGATAATTTGGGTCTTCAGTAAAATATCTTGATGTGTGTGTCTCCTAGTAACTaatcaaaactaactttaaTGCAGCTTGGAGGTGTTGCTGTCCTTGTACGACAAACAAATATTATTTGGATGTTGTTTGTTGCATGTAGTGGAGTTCTCGATCTTATTCAATCTAATCCAGAGCGTGAAGAGAGCTTGTTATCAGAGTCTAAAGATGACCGCTTTGCTTCTTCGAGTAGAGGTGCTATTATCAGCTCCAACTTGAAAAAGAGAAGATCGGGTAATGCTACTTATACTACTACTGGTTCTGTCAATGGATCAAGGCAATTCCGTCATCGTGACCGTTCATCTGGTTAGCTTCATCTTATTTGCCTTATTAGTTCACAAATTCGTCATGTCGTATCATATGAGTAGAGTGGCAGTTTTGTCCCATTTACCCTGTAACTTATTTGCGTTATTATAAGCTAGCAATTGTGTTATGTAGTATGCTTAATATTGAATTGAATATGACTACATCTGACAAATTGTCCCATTTATTTTTGAGtgggtcaatttgggttatGGTTTTCTCTCAAAGGGTAACTGgtttaaataaatagaaaattaatcTAAAAGGAAATGGGTCAGATGGGTCGAACAGGTTGAGAGTGGCCTAAAGAGTATCTTAATAGTAAActgatttttaaattatatatgtattagcgTTTATATGAATACATCAACCTTTTACTTTGAACAATTGTATCTGCTCAATCAACCCCCACACAAAAGATGACCGTTGCTGACCCGTTTGAACCCGCTATTACGTTTAACTGATCTTtgaacatatttatatttatattataatatatttgaagATTTGTTTGGTGAGATTTGGAGCATATCATCAGTGGCTTGGCATCTGAAATGGGAGCTCCTTGTCTCTTTTAGCCCCTTCTTTGCATTACTAGTGGCTTTTGCAGCATTTGTTGTTTGGAATGGCAGTATAGTTCTTGGTACAACTCAGTTCCTTTCTTTACAATATGTTTCTTTTCCATTCTTCACGTGTGTGATGTATTACTTTCACCTTAAAAAATATgggttttcagtttttgtttgtACTCATAAAAACTAAATCCAGGTTAAACTAAATCTGTATCGAGTTTTTGCTTTAGTTTCAAGTACCATATTTGGTATTCTATTTCAGCTTGATTTTCAACTTGCATTGCACTGAACCTTAAAAAAGAATTtcatatgtatgtgtatatattttatcatGAAAACAGTAATTTATTTTGTGAAGTTATCAAGTGGTTTCTGTTCATCTTTTGGTTATTCGAagcaaaatcataaattaagtTACAAACATGATTTGGTGTTATGAATCGGGGTTTGACTTGGGTTTGGGATGAAGAGAATTTCAAACATTGAAACCGAACCAATGCAACCTTGTATATGTTTTGCAGGGGCTAAAGAAGCTCACACAGTTTCTCCACATTTTGCTCAGTTATTGTACTACAGTTTGGTCTCTTGTTGTTTTATGGCTCCTGTGCACTTCAGTACTAGTCAAGCTGCAAATTTGGCCAGATCATTCTGGCAGAATCGCCCCGTTAGCTTCTTATTATCGTTTCTTGCTATCGTAGTTGGGTTTCTTTCAGTGCACTACTTCAGGTTTGATCTTTCTTCTGGATTATATTTGAGTTCCATTTGTTATATCCTTTGATTACCTTATATTTTGAATGGTAAAGACGCACACATACAAACCCATCAGGCCATCACTCACCAATAATAACACACATATTGTCTCAGCTGAGACTTGAACCCACAACCTCTTGGTTATTTGGTAACCAAGGTACCACTAAGCTAAAGGCCTGTTGGTTTATCCAATGATTATCTTTTAACATTCTTGGAACATAGTATACTGAACATTTGAAGTCGTGATTTCATTTGATTTTCTCTAGTTCTAGGGAAGTTTGGATATGCGTAATGGAAATGATTACCAAAATTTTACCAATTTTTGTCAAGTCGCAGTAACTAGTTTCTTTGCTTCTACCTATGATTACCTGAAAGTAAGATTATTTTGATGGCCTCTTTTAACTGTTACCTTCTTAAAGCATTAGAATTCCCCTAACACGCACTACCATCAGAAGTGATTACTATAATTGCGATAGGAAACGCACATACTAGTGCTATATTATTCAGTATCACATAATCACTTCCAAATCACATGTCCAACTACCCCTTAAATTTCAAGATCCAGATTTAAGTTTTCCTTGGCTTTGTTGTTTACAGTCTAGTTCGGTTAAATAGAACATTGACTCCAATAGCATGTATATCGAAATGTAGCCTACTTCTGTAACTTctacatatattttttcataataCGATTCTCCTATCATTTCAGCATTGCTCACCCCTATATACTTGCTGATAATCGTCACTATCCCTTTTATCTATGGAGAAAGATTATAAATGTTCATAGCTCAATGAGATACCTGCTGGTTCCATTATATGTGTACTCGTGGACTTCTATCTTTAATATTTTAGGTCAGTATGCCACTTCGTGCACTTTGTTACTTCCCCTTAAAAGTGACAATttcaaccatttttttttaaaaatgggtTGACCTGAGTGATGTTTTATCTCTCACGGGTCAAATAGGCCAAGTACAATATTGTATCTATAAATGAAACATGTCAGGTAAAATGGGTGTATTCATATACCTACAACCTCATTAATCACTTTATTAAAGAAGTTAGATTGTTGaatgtaagtatatattttgtaaaaatggaaaaatgattGGGCTGTGCTCTTTGGGGAAAGGGTCAAAAAAAGATTATTCTGGTACCTATCAAAACATGCCGATCAAGTTGGATTTACctcaaaaaactatttttagtaCAGTTTCTGTCTAAATGATTACAAAAGTTACGTAGtccagtttttttttattataatgtacgagtttttatgcataaaaaaaaacttggggTGACTTTCgacctgtttgacccatttcttTTCAAGCTATTTTCATTACTTTACCCGTAAGATCTGAATGAGCACATCATAAGTGAACGGGTGAAACTTGTTGCCTCTAAGTTCTGTTTATTTGATTTACTACACaagttatatgtaaaaaaaaggGATATGCACAAAAAGTTTTGGTCAGGCCAACCTGTTGACCCGTTAGTTCACCGTTTCGACCTGTTACAAAACCCACCTATTGTACCACCTTTACTTCcccatatatttatttttcacggAAAGCCCATGGATTTTATTGTAGCAAAAGCTCAGAAGAAAGTGTGGGTCCTGGTTTATTTCCTAGCTTCAGCTGCCGTTCTTATCCCCACTCCACTCATAGAATTCAGATACTACACCATCCCATTCTTTATCTTAGTTCTTCATTGTCATATCAGTAACGATCGAATGTGGCTGCTTATGGGACTCCTATATACATCCATCAATATATTCACAATGATAATGTTCTTATATCGACCTTTTCGTTGGGATCATGAGCCTGGTATTCAGAGATTCATATGGTAAATGATTGTTATTCTTCTAGAAATGAGGCGCATTTGCAGTTTTGCTAATTTTACATCCGGTCTTGTAATTCCCACTTGTTATGTAACCCCAACATGGATTTGTAAATATTCTGTTCTTCCTTCTAATGATTTACAAGTATATTAGGATTTAGGACCTTTCAATATTGTAGTATCATTGTTTTGTAGTACCAGCTAGTTGTGGTTAGGTAACTTAAGAGATGGCAAAATGGACATGCTAGGCTGGTTACCTAACTTGTCAAAATGAGCTCCAAGTGGAATGAATCATCTTTTAGTATCTATTTAACGGTCAACTTGAGTTGAGTGGCAATCATTTTTTGTTAATGTCTTTATGGTTAATTTTACATGTACCACAATTATAAAGACAATGTTATTAGAGTTCGTTATAATTTTCCAATTAAATGGTTTAGTCTGTTATATGCATTTCTAAGCGAATTTGATATGTGGCCTAGTTAGGTAGTAATGAAAGAAGGAATAGCATAAACCATTGATATGGGATGGAAATTAGTTGTTTGGTTTTAAATTatggaataaaatgattaacACCATCAAGAATCCAATTCAATCAATTTCTACATTTTCCATCCTTgaagggattttttttttaaatagcaagttagtagttagcatttgagaCACTACAATTATATCCAGTTGGACAGTATGTGGAGTTTGTACCACACATGCGATATGAAACCACAATTTATGCGTTTAACAAATCATTAATGGCAATTTTTCTAGATTAATACATACTTGCCTAGAGTTCGATCAAAAGACTTTAGCTAGCCCATGAAGTTTTTGATAAATAGTCTTTGGCCAACCCAATGTTTCAATGCATACAATTCGATAAAAGCAAAAACTAAAgctaaaaaaagaaactttttaaaaaatttataaaatgcttTTTGCCTGGTTGATTGAAGATGTCAAAACTGTAACTTTTGATTCTACACATTGGCATGTTTTTTCGGAGATAATTCATATTCTTTTAGTTGATGTTTTGGTAACCTAAGTACTTTCAAAACATTTAAAGTTATTGGAGCTTATATCTCTATTATTATCGAAGGTGGAATGATGTAAGCATACATGTtgaatattgatattgatatgaaaatatAGAAAACCGTATGGAATCTACAATTGAGTGTATTATGCCAAATGTCAGTTCCCTGTGCTACATATATTGTGAATGCTAAGATTTTATGACACAATAATTCATGTTAGAATAAATGCAGTTTTTTCAATAGCATCTTTTTTAGGAGACCAACTCTTCTCCATAAAAATCTTCACACTTTTGAAAGAGTCAACTACTAGCATTTTTTATCTGAGAATTTTACTGGAACATGTTTATATAATGGATACTTACTCAtcagttttcttttttcttttttgtttaaaacaCGCTTGAGTTGTCCTAAATTTTCTTAGGAATTACAAATTGGCTAAAACCTTTCCTGAAAGTCTATTGGAGAAAAAGATACGGACATAGACCCCTACATGAACTGTCAcattaacaaaaattacatcaaCTTACCTATATAACGAATAGATTTCAAGCAGTTACATCAACTTCATGTTACATGAAGTGTACCAATTTACGGGATAGTAATGCATGATCATAGTGGTGGTTGATTTTATGTTGGtaaagttaaattttattatgattttcattaGGTTGCTAAGGATCATTATAAAAGTGATATTTCCAAGTTCACTAGAATTTTTGAAAAAGTGAtactattaatatataaagtacaTACACTCTATATTCGTAACAACAAATTATAGTAACCTTTATAAGTCTTCTAGAAGAAACGATTATTACCGGAAATTTTTTTGGCACAAGTGGCATATTTGCCTTTCATTTTGCAAAACAAGTGTACTGCAATCTGCATTGGCAGTATTGGATTACTATTGGGTTCTTCCTAATCACCTCAATCCGGGTTCATCTACATGTCAAACAAACATTGAGCAAAAAGTGGTAACTGATACTACCAGTCTGGATGCAATTACATAGTACACTGAAAACTTGTACACGTGCTATAATAAAAAACTGAGGTGATATAGTATGAAGCGGCATTGCTAGTTTGCATTCTGGTTTTCAGCATTGGCAATGCTTGATTGAGGTGGTTTTGTAAAAACCGCATTACTAATATCGGGTTACCGGTTTTTTCTTCGAAACTTattatacaaaacaaaaaggaaaGATACCTCATCTAGCGCATATCCTTGGTAAAGAAACCCGATTTAATTGACGATTATACCATAGGAGAAAATTGTTTGAAAATGGTCATAAGATTTTCATGAGATTTTCCAAGTTAGATCACATATATCTATGTTTATATAAGGGACGTGAGTATACAAATTGTGGGGTTTTTACCGTGGGTTTGGTTTATTATCTTACTAACTTTTATTCTTTCAtaaaagagaaatgataaatcttcctaaccaaatagcctaataatcatTCGAACTATGacatgatgacatgtgaaaaatcacggacaagattaggaaagagaactagtggataccacatgtcaccttcttaatgtattaagataattattaggctatttggttagaagGATTTATCAATTTCCTTcctaaaatcataaatttatttataggtaaagttgtttttcaaattgaaaatccggttttcttttataaacttCTTGTCCATTTATCTGTTAGAGAGGGCTAgtttatatgtagttaaaaaaaaaaaaaaaaaaaaaaaaaaaaaacaacatgtgACCTTGGTTTGTGGGGTAAAAttagttgaaaattaaaataagaattgCCGGAAGTTGCAAGGTATTACCATTTAAAGCAAACAAACAGACACACAGTACTATACCACTAAAAACCCACACAAGTCTTCTTTCCTTCCTTCCTGCTCACTAATCATCTTACAATtttaatcatcatcatccactCTTCCctgctttctttctttccttcctTCCcctcaattatatattatattatatatatatatatatatatatcaaccttTACGCtcaccctttctctctctctagaataataagaataataataaaattgagGCCGAAAGGCCAATCAaatctctctttttttcttctccaATTTACATCTACATTTAATTTCACTTAAAaattcttataataataattataaaagatatatatatggatataagttaacatatataatatatctttcAAAAATTCAACCACCACCAGCAAGGTAATTCTTCAATTATTTAAGCTCAATTTTGTCTCTTCACactatttatttcttttttatttatcattattataatttgTTGTTCCTGTTTAATTTTAGTTGCTATACCTTTAGCTAATTCTATACAGAATtttcctacatatatatatataaatatataattactgcAAGTTTTTTTCTAAGATGTTGAATTGTTAATTACTCATTTTGTGTTcaaagttttaaactttttgtaTCTAAGCTTCATTTTTATTGCTTCTTAGTTTAAAGAAATTGTGTGGCCAAGAATAAAAAGTGAAGTTTGTAAGTTATAAAGAGGGTGTGTCGGTATCGGAAAGTTAGAATCGGTTTGGTCGGTATTATCGGTCGTTTTAGTATCTTTGTAATTTCTAGCATCTTGCTTTTATTTCAGGAAAAAGGTAAAAGGTTTGTAGATGAAAAAAGTATGTACTTTTTATATGttgaaataaattttgtaaTACAAAATTGttattatgtatgtatgaaATATGAATGCATTATTTGGACTTTATTTTGGATGAACCATAAACCACCTAGATAATACACACCTGTCACTTTTATATATCATGCCTTTCTTGTGATATTTCTGTTAActttattttcaactttttcttgttgttgttgtgaatTCTcttatataactatttcaaaGGTATTTGCTTCAATCATAAAAATGTaatctttattttattgttattatttttttttacgttGTGCTCGTGAGTAGTCTGCTGCTTTTTAGTTGAGGACATTTATGAGGTTTGACACAATCTGTGACTTGTTCAGTGATGATaaatttcttatatttattaactcttttataatttttataggaTCGATATTTTGGTGAAGATCACTGTTCATATTAAATCTCGGGTGGAAGATAATAAATAGGTTAAATATAGTATGGGATGCTTTCAATCAACCCCGAAGGATACAGGTGGCAAAAGGAGGAGGCCTGCAAACATTGGTGAAGTAGCGGTTTTTGTTCCTGGTTTACGCATTCCAAAACCTGTAGATTTTAATGAGTCTATCGGCGATCATTTGTGTAAAACTTTAGTGGAACGACTTTCTGCTCTTAGGACACGTATAGTTGTTATGGCAGGACAAGAAGCTCCATCTATCACAAGAACACGAAGAAGAAGTGCTACCCAACATGGTTAGTACATAAAGAAAAGGCTtgtatattttagttgttagtGTAAACTAGATGACTAGAGGAGACAAGATGAGTGGGTTGGGAAACGGGTAAAATGGGATTTGGGTAGAACGGATCAATTTTTTTAGTATGGGTGAAAACCAACTGGGTAGAGTTAAGTTGAAAACTTTTTATTCTGTCTTTTATGTATTGGGTTTAGTGCTTGGAAATGTATCTGACTATATAGCCTGAAACCTGTAGCATGTATCCTACTTTAGATGTTGCTATTAAGTGTATCGAACTttcaataatcaatatatatgatatatatcttACGGTATGTTTGCTTACTTGGCTTCCATATATTAGTCACCACGTCATCATAGGCACTATATTAGATTTTGGGGACTTTCAGCTCCTTTGACCTTGTCCCCCCTTGTAgcaattttattttacttcGATCTGTAggtaaaaacaaaaacccaaCTTGAGCCATCCATATGTAAATGAGTCGGGATGGCCACCTTTATGTGATAGTAGTATATTTACTGGTAGGTTTTTCATTTCAGGAGGCTCAACTTTAGGCGATCTTCTGCAAGCCCTTGAAGATTATTTACCGGTCCTTCTAGGGCTGGTTAAAGATGGTAAATCATCTTATAATCTATCTTGTTGATGTATGTGCTCTGTTCATATGATgttacaatttttattaattatcatTCAGGAAGCCCGCTACAACATAAAGTACAATTTACATGGATAAACCAGGAGGATGAGTCAGAGGTAAGACAGTAATATAAGGGGAATTGGGATGTGTGTTTGCAAGTGTTTATATGATATTAGAtagttataattaaataaaactgaTCAGGGAGAGATTAATTGGATGTGTTTCTGCTGTTTCAATTTGTAATGATCACATATCAAGAACTGATGGAAAATTAACCAAAAAGgaaatatttttgaaatcaGAGTAAAGTCTCATAAATTAGGTATAATGAATGTGTAAATAGGCAATTCTATTTAAACCCCTAGATAATTCTGATTGCCAAAAAGCTGTTATCAGATAATTCAAGGTTCAAACAACCACCTAAGTTTTGTATGGGGAGTTGATAGTCTTATTTCAGCACATTATTATGAAAGAAGTGGAAATCTCagaatacatttttttatataattttcaggAAATGGCGATGTATAGTGCTTGGTATGAAATATTATCTGTTTTGCACTTGATGGCAACGTTATCACTATCTCAAGCAAACTTGCTGCTTCTCCCTAGAATGTCCAGTGATGGTTATTTGCCTAAAGTAACAGAAGGTGGGGGTGGTGTCACATGAGATGATGAAATTTGCTTATATATGTGCATGAATTCATCTACTACTTTATTATGCTTGCTACAATAAGCATTAATCAAAAACTCTTTCATTCAAGATTCAATGTGACACTAAAACAATGTATGGTACAATTGAAGAATCAAAAAGTTTACTCCTGTTAGTATCAGGATATCCAAAACCCCATCTGAAGTAATATAATCAAACCAATGAATGTAGATAGACACTTCATGGTGGAGGGTAGTGACAATTGTGACTTACTCTTTAGTCTCTACTAGTTTGTAAGCCGTTCTTGAAGTTCAATGGACCTTTACAGATCTAGGAATGGATAGAGCTTTATGGAGTAATAATCGATCTTTACTCTTATTCTTGTCATGCTACATGGCTCCATCTTTTATCTACTTACTCGGTTGTTACTAGTGGTTTAGTAGAATTATCATtactaaattgtatatttttaataacttttttccTCAGAATCTGGTTCTTACATTTATCGGgatatttatattacttttacGTATATTTGAGATATGCAACTAGGGTTGAAAGTTTCTGAAAATGTGTTTATGCATAAAATTTCTTATAACACCTCTTTTCAGAACATAAGATATTATTTTGAAATGCCATTTTTGTTATCAAGTTTAACACCCTAGTTTATAAAAAGTTCAAGTTTTTTACACAAAAATTGCTAGGTCGACAATTCCCATTTTTGGCCTCTACTGAATCTGCCGACCTTCCTATTTTGCGACCCCCTGAATAAAGCTGTAAGAAGATGTTCTGAGTAATTTAAGAAAGCATagttagtttaattttaaggaTAGATCTCTTAGGTTAGCTGCTATTTcctattaaaaaattttataattgcAATTTCCGGTATATATTGCATGTTCAATCTTGCTGTTGTGTCACATGACATATGATATGTTGTTTGATATCACAGAAAGCAGGAGATCTGCTATTGATATTTTGTTAAAGGCAGCCGGATACCTTGATTGTGCAGTAAGGCACATACTTCCACAGCTGCCCCCAGAACTCAGGTTTATAGAATTGTAAAGGCTGGTAATCATATCTGTTGTTTATAGGAATTTAGTTTTGTAAAGccaatttgtttttttaggAGAGACCTGCCAGTGGACCTTGCTGAAGGAGTTTTGAGAGCACTCTGCCTTCAAGCACTAGGACAGGTATTCTTCCGCTTAATCTTGCTTTTGATTAGACTAATGACATACATCAAATGGTCCTTTTGTTTTCATGCTTTTAAATATGACAGGCTTATTAGCAAGTGAACGATAGTGCTTGAGATGTTGTCTTAAGATTTTTTACAGGCgtatttcttaattaaaatgTGGAATATATGATACAAGTTCAAAACTATCTATGAAATATGCATGGAATTGTGGCACCATAGACATTCTTTCATAATTGGTCAATGCACAACAAAATTTTGTTAATGGAAAGGTGAACTGTAGTAAAAAGATCACATAGAACTTCATCATAGTGATGTCAGAATGAGTGAGTTGACTATTTATTCGGTTCCGTTTGGGTAATATTTAGTACGACTTTAACAAGCTCGTAAGGTtaacttttgacccattatcccccatttgagataaaagataacCCTAGTGGGTCTTCTAGAAGCAAACATTATTATTCAGAACCATTGCTGTCATGATTCATCATATGGGAGAAGTTGGATGCTTTTCTAATACATATTGTTTTATCATACATGCAAGTATATAACAACAAACTAAAGAACTATTGGCCTTGTTCTTAACCATAGGATCATTAGTTTTCTGCCTTGTATTCACATCTATGTCAAGCCAAAAGACTAGAAGAAACTTCTttttatatgtgtttgtgtttatgtaaattttgttttatggCACAGTTTTTGTGTCAGTTGATGCAATTACATGAACGTAGTATGCAACTAGTTACATACCCCGAGCGTTGCTGAGGTCCGAGTTTTTTCATGGCGTATATATTTTTCTAGTTA harbors:
- the LOC122606228 gene encoding dol-P-Glc:Glc(2)Man(9)GlcNAc(2)-PP-Dol alpha-1,2-glucosyltransferase isoform X2, producing the protein MGRITVALVVSSWVIPISIFVNHIVPQPYMDEIFHVPQVQEYCKGNFRSWDPMITTPPGLYFFSLAYVASLFPTVQFIQPTSYLVNACSTAILRSTNGFLAVICSILVYDITKKLKPSLDDRKATLYAIVLALYPLHWFFTFLYYTDVASLTVVLAMYLMCLKKNYLASALLGGVAVLVRQTNIIWMLFVACSGVLDLIQSNPEREESLLSESKDDRFASSSRGAIISSNLKKRRSGNATYTTTGSVNGSRQFRHRDRSSDLFGEIWSISSVAWHLKWELLVSFSPFFALLVAFAAFVVWNGSIVLGAKEAHTVSPHFAQLLYYSLVSCCFMAPVHFSTSQAANLARSFWQNRPVSFLLSFLAIVVGFLSVHYFSKSSEESVGPGLFPSFSCRSYPHSTHRIQILHHPILYLSSSLSYQ
- the LOC122606228 gene encoding dol-P-Glc:Glc(2)Man(9)GlcNAc(2)-PP-Dol alpha-1,2-glucosyltransferase isoform X1, producing the protein MGRITVALVVSSWVIPISIFVNHIVPQPYMDEIFHVPQVQEYCKGNFRSWDPMITTPPGLYFFSLAYVASLFPTVQFIQPTSYLVNACSTAILRSTNGFLAVICSILVYDITKKLKPSLDDRKATLYAIVLALYPLHWFFTFLYYTDVASLTVVLAMYLMCLKKNYLASALLGGVAVLVRQTNIIWMLFVACSGVLDLIQSNPEREESLLSESKDDRFASSSRGAIISSNLKKRRSGNATYTTTGSVNGSRQFRHRDRSSDLFGEIWSISSVAWHLKWELLVSFSPFFALLVAFAAFVVWNGSIVLGAKEAHTVSPHFAQLLYYSLVSCCFMAPVHFSTSQAANLARSFWQNRPVSFLLSFLAIVVGFLSVHYFSIAHPYILADNRHYPFYLWRKIINVHSSMRYLLVPLYVYSWTSIFNILAKAQKKVWVLVYFLASAAVLIPTPLIEFRYYTIPFFILVLHCHISNDRMWLLMGLLYTSINIFTMIMFLYRPFRWDHEPGIQRFIW
- the LOC122603153 gene encoding uncharacterized protein LOC122603153, with the protein product MGCFQSTPKDTGGKRRRPANIGEVAVFVPGLRIPKPVDFNESIGDHLCKTLVERLSALRTRIVVMAGQEAPSITRTRRRSATQHGGSTLGDLLQALEDYLPVLLGLVKDGSPLQHKVQFTWINQEDESEEMAMYSAWYEILSVLHLMATLSLSQANLLLLPRMSSDGYLPKVTEESRRSAIDILLKAAGYLDCAVRHILPQLPPELRRDLPVDLAEGVLRALCLQALGQGVDIQLGLAIDSTKATLAVKRRLACEMVKYWQQAQDNITNLPLANGWGEKHRFYIKWKYIEAKAGAYYYHGLILDEGNTEKSHGMAVSALQAADEYLKESKKACEAFNTAVPISRTPPLWGTMKYLSEKIPKDTSSKVRINRDLYTYEKIMETAPTLPDFALALKPDEYQLPDVDSSWNNENVNKAHVGNNNKD